The following are encoded in a window of Scleropages formosus chromosome 7, fSclFor1.1, whole genome shotgun sequence genomic DNA:
- the cnep1r1 gene encoding nuclear envelope phosphatase-regulatory subunit 1 has translation MNSLEQAEDLKAFERRLTEYVSCLQPATGRWRMILIVVSVCTATGAWNWLIDPDTQKVSFFSSLWNHPFFTISCITLIGLFFAGIHKRVVAPSIIAARCRTVLAEYNMSCDDTGKLILKPRPHIQ, from the exons ATGAATTCCCTGGAGCAAGCGGAAG ATCTTAAGGCTTTTGAAAGGCGGCTGACAGAGTATGTGTCCTGTTTGCAGCCTGCAACAGGTCGCTGGCGAA tgattctTATAGTGGTGTCTGTCTGCACAGCAACAGGAGCTTGGAACTGGTTGATAGATCCTGACACACAGAAG gTGTCCTTCTTCTCATCTCTGTGGAATCACCCATTTTTCACAATTAGCTGCATTACTCTTATAGGATTGTTTTTTGCAGGAATACATAAACGTGTGGTTGCCCCATCGAT AATTGCTGCTCGTTGTAGGACAGTGTTAGCAGAATACAACATGTCCTGCGATGAT acaGGGAAACTTATCTTGAAGCCACGGCCACACATACAGTAG
- the LOC108926340 gene encoding short-chain dehydrogenase/reductase family 42E member 1-like isoform X4, which produces MNGPFLITGGGGYFGYRLACALHKKGAKVILFDIQPPNEEIPDGMEFLKGDIREYTEVEKAAQGMDCVFHIASFGMSGKEQLNRGLIEAVNLQGTEHVIRACVANGIPRLVYTSTFNVVFGGQIIENGDESLPYLPLHLHLDHYSRTKSLAEMAVLKANGTALHYASGILRTCALRPAGIYGPGEQRHLPRIVRYIERGIFRFVYGEASSLVEFVHVDNLVLAHELAAAALTSRREYRAAGQAYFISDGRPVNNFEFFRPLVEGLGYDFPKVRLPLSFVYYFAFLTEVVHYLLGWVYNFQPLLTRTEVYKTGVTHYFSIAKAMTELGYRPQKYSLNEVVQWFKNKGHGKKPMSPFRKILKGMVLTIAVVAVLFSYIPVVGT; this is translated from the exons ATGAATGGCCCCTTTCTCATCACTGGTGGTGGAGGTTACTTTGGTTATCG cCTTGCATGTGCATTACATAAAAAGGGAGCTAAAGTGATACTGTTTGACATCCAGCCACCGAACGAAGAGATCCCAGACGGTATGGAATTCCTGAAGGGGGACATCCGAGAATACACAGAGGTTGAAAAGGCAGCGCAGGGAATGGACTGTGTTTTCCACATTGCCTCCTTTGGCATGTCTGGCAAGGAGCAACTGAACCGAGGGCTGATTGAGGCGGTGAATTTACAGGGAACTGAGCACGTGATCAGGGCTTGTGTAGCAAACGGCATCCCCCGGCTGGTGTACACAAGCACCTTTAATGTTGTCTTTGGTGGGCAAATAATAGAGAATGGGGACGAGAGCCTTCCATACCTGCCTCTCCACCTACACCTTGACCATTATTCCAGGACGAAGTCGCTAGCAGAAATGGCAGTGCTGAAAGCCAACGGTACTGCTCTGCATTATGCTTCAGGCATCCTAAGGACATGTGCCTTGCGTCCAGCGGGTATTTATGGGCCTGGTGAACAGAGGCACCTGCCAAGAATCGTCCGTTACATTGAGAGGGGCATCTTTAGATTTGTGTATGGAGAAGCCAGCAGCCTGGTGGAATTTGTCCACGTGGACAACCTGGTATTAGCTCATGAGCTGGCCGCCGCAGCCCTAACATCCCGCAGGGAATACCGTGCTGCAGGGCAAGCCTATTTTATATCGGATGGCAGGCCTGTCAACAACTTTGAGTTTTTCAGGCCGCTTGTGGAGGGCCTGGGTTACGACTTCCCAAAGGTACGGCTGCCCCTCTCCTTTGTATACTACTTTGCGTTTCTTACCGAGGTGGTTCACTACCTCTTGGGCTGGGTGTACAACTTCCAACCACTGCTCACACGCACTGAGGTCTACAAGACTGGTGTCACCCATTACTTTAGCATTGCTAAGGCCATGACAGAGTTGGGCTATAGACCTCAGAAGTACAGCTTGAATGAAGTAGTGCAATGGTTTAAGAATAAAGGACACGGGAAGAAGCCTATGTCACCCTTTAGGAAGATATTGAAGGGCATGGTGCTTACAATTGCAGTAGttgctgtgctgttttcctACATACCAGTTGTTGGTACCTAA
- the LOC108926192 gene encoding terminal nucleotidyltransferase 4A-like: MDPRIAWFQPEQLGPANSLWVHIWETTQSLGTLYLGSNCGASQSPKAASGDGGAESGSGAPAAAGSTGHIGSWGNRADRGMSNSRDDVAEQRDYIPLESNNNQRDCAPAGRGTGGGAASAGGLAGGSSRGDSDTAHRSKRRRENKASTFGFNTSSLLLCPGSAEDALAGYTGTPWKSRNYSEGVMGLHEEIIDFYEYMSPRPEEERMRMEVVERIERVIKDLWPFADVQIFGSFTTGLYLPTSDIDLVVFGKWDNLPLWTLEEALRKRHVAEENSIKVLDKATVPIIKLTDSYTEVKVDISFNVQNGVKAAQLIKEFKKKYPVLPHLVLVLKQFLLQRDLNEVFTGGIGSYSLFLMAVSFLQLHYRVDACSPNANMGVLLIEFFELYGRHFNYLKTGIRIKDGGSYVAKDEVQRSMLDGYRPSMLYIEDPLQPDNDVGRSSYGAMQVKQAFDYAYVVLSHAVSPIAKYYPNNEGESILGRIIRVTQEVVEYRDWITKQWGSQSKNEPLCNGNDVTLLVEPQRLDKCNNNVSKETAAPPAASCCKRSSNSSSPPHSSPSSSCSPSSTASSSSDADSDGTPCKTAKQPAGRSPGLPNEILGAVTTHRAQGHSSSSPAGSVTKGKTSSRQPRPPAKCVAGQQSTGLSNAVPSNKVHHQGERKKRKSQREAVHSDLCR, encoded by the exons ATGGATCCGAGGATCGCCTGGTTCCAGCCAGAACAACTCGGACCCGCCAACAGCCTCTGGGTGCACATCTGGGAAACAACGCAGAGTCTGGGCACTCTCTACTTGGGCAGCAACTGCGGCGCTAGTCAGAGTCCCAAAGCAGCGAGCGGCGACGGGGGAGCGGAGAGCGGGAGCGGAGCACCGGCCGCGGCGGGCAGCACCGGCCACATTGGGAGCTGGGGGAACCGGGCCGACCGGGGAATGTCGAACTCCAGGGACGACGTCGCGGAGCAGCGGGACTATATACCTCTGGAGAGTAATAACAACCAACGAGACTGTGCGCCGGCGGGGAGGGGCACGGGCGGCGGGGCGGCGAGCGCCGGTGGGCTCGCGGGGGGCTCCTCCAGGGGGGACTCGGACACCGCGCATCGCAGCAAACGGCGGCGGGAGAACAAGGCGAGCACGTTCGGCTTCAACACGAGCAGCCTTCTGCTCTGCCCGGGATCGGCCGAGGACGCGCTCGCCGGATACACGGGCACGCCGTGGAAAAGCAGGAACTACTCGGAGGGGGTCATGGG GCTGCATGAGGAGATCATCGACTTCTACGAGTACATGTCCCCACGCCCGGAGGAGGAGCGAATGAGGATGGAGGTGGTGGAGCGCATCGAAAGGGTCATCAAGGACCTATGGCCCTTCGCAGAT GTTCAGATATTTGGGAGCTTTACTACTGGATTATATTTACCAACAAG TGACATTGATTTGGTGGTGTTCGGAAAGTGGGACAATTTACCCCTGTGGACTTTGGAGGAGGCCCTGCGGAAGAGGCATGTGGCCGAAGAGAACTCAATCAAGGTGTTGGACAAGGCCACG GTACCAATCATCAAGCTGACAGATTCATATACTGAGGTCAAGGTGGACATTAGTTTCAACGTACAGAACGGTGTGAAAGCTGCTCAGCTCATCAAGGAGTTCAAAAAG AAATACCCTGTGCTTCCTCATTTGGTATTGGTGCTGAAGCAATTCCTGCTGCAAAGGGATCTAAATGAAGTGTTTACCGGGGGGATCGGATCCTACAGCCTCTTCCTCATGGCTGTCAGCTTCCTGCAG CTGCACTACAGGGTTGATGCATGCAGCCCCAATGCAAACATGGGCGTCCTTCTCATCGAGTTTTTTGAGCTCTATGGCCGGCACTTCAACTACCTGAAGACAGGCATCCGGATTAAGGATGGCGGCAGCTATGTGGCCAAAGATGAGGTCCAGAGGAGCATGCTGGATGGCTACAGGCCCTCCATGCTCTACATCGAGGACCCCCTGCAGCCAG ACAATGATGTTGGCCGAAGTTCCTATGGTGCCATGCAGGTGAAGCAAGCCTTCGACTATGCCTATGTTGTACTGAGCCATGCCGTTTCGCCCATTGCCAAGTACTACCCCAACAATGAGGGCGAGAG TATATTGGGAAGAATAATACGGGTCACTCAAGAAGTGGTAGAATACAGAGACTGGATCACAAAGCAGTGGGGGAGCCAGTCAAAGAATGAGCCGCTTTGTAACG GAAATGATGTAACACTACTGGTGGAGCCACAGCGGCTGGACAAGTGCAACAACAATGTGTCCAAGGAGACGGCAGCACCTCCCGCGGCATCCTGCTGCAAGCGCTCATCCAACTCCTCCTCTCCACCCCACTCCTCACCCTCGTCATCCTGCTCACCCTCCTCAACAGCCTCCAGCTCCAGTGATGCT GATTCTGATGGAACCCCCTGTAAGACAGCGAAGCAGCCAGCAGGACGGAGCCCCGGCTTGCCCAATGAAATATTAGGAGCTGTgaccacacacagagcacaaggccacTCATCTAGCAGCCCAGCTGGCAGCGTCACCAAGggaaag ACGAGCAGCAGACAGCCGCGCCCCCCCGCAAAATGTGTTGCAGGGCAGCAGAGCACAGGGCTGTCAAACGCAGTGCCCAGTAACAAGGTCCACCATCAGGGAGAGCGCAAGAAGAGGAAATCCCAGCGGGAAGCTGTACACAGTGACCTGTGCAGATAG